CGGACCAACGCCCGGTACATCGGGATGATCGGCAGCCGGCGGAAGCGCGACATCATCTATCGGAAGCTCCTGGAAGAGGGCTTCACCGAAGAGGACCTGGCGCGCGTGCACGCGCCGATCGGGTTGGACATCGGGGCCGAGACCCCGGCCGAGATCGCGGTCAGCATCGTGGCCGAACTGATCGTGGCCCGCGCGGGGGGGCCGTCGAAGACGGGCGGCGGGATCGCCGTCGAAAGAGGGGTGAAGGGTGGAAGAACATCTTGACTGGTTGATGGAGCGCTGGGCCGAAAAGGCGGTCGCCAGCCTGAAAAAACACGACTTCGACGCCGTGTTCGTCCAGACCGCGGCCGAGGCGCGGGAGCTGATCCTCGCGATGGTCGAACCCTATGACAGCTTCGGCTTCGGGGGCTCCGACACGGTCCGGGCCCTGGGGGTCGTCGAGGCGCTGCGGGAAAAGGGGAAGGCGGTCTATGACCACTGGCAGGCGGGGCTTACGAAGGAGGCCGATCTGGAGATCCGCCTGCAGCAGGGGCGTTCGGACTGTTTCCTCTGCAGCGCCAACGCCGTTTCCCTGACCGGGGAGGTCGTGAACGTGGACGGGATCGGCAACCGCACCGCCGCCATGTCGTTCGGGCCGCGCAAGGTCATCGTGGCGGCCGGCGTCAACAAGCTGACGCCCGATCTGCCCTCCGCCCTCCGGCGCGTGAAGGAGGTGGCCGCCCCCATGCGCGCCCGAAGCCTCGGCATGAAAACGCCCTGTGCGGAGACCGGCATCTGCTCGGACTGCAGCGCGCCTCAGCGGATCTGCCGGATTACGACGATCCTCGAGCGGCGCCCGCTCCTGACCGATATGACCATCATCCTGATCGGCCGATCCATGGGGTTCTAAATGGAAAAAAACCGCCATCGATTTTCGGAAAGCTACGACGGGCTCCTGGGCTTCGGCTTCGACCGGGACGTGGACGCCTCGACCCTGACCTATTTCCTGCAGCGCTTCGCCCAGGACGATCTGATGGCGCTCATCCGCCGCCGCATCTCTCAGGAGGACATCCACGCCCTCGCGGACCTCGTCATGCAGATCATGAAGAAATACCTGAACGAGCCCGAGTACCACCGCTATTTTCTGCGGGACGAGGAGGAGGAGCCCCCAGCCGATTCCTCCCCGAAGACCTCGCGGTAGACTGCCTGATAGGTCTCGAGGGCCTCCCTCCCGAAGCAGACGAACACCACCTCTTCGATCCGGCCGTCAGCGGCGAGGGCTTCCCTGGCCTCGCGGAGCGCGATGCGGGTGGCGCGCTCGAGCGGAAACCCGTACGCCCCGGTGCTGATGGACGGAAAGGCGATCGAGCGGGCGCCCAGCTCCCGGGCCACCTTGAAGCTGTTGCGGTAGCAGGAGGCCAGCAGGGTGTCCTCGTTCCGGGTGCCTCCCCTCCAGATCGGGCCGACCGTGTGGATGACCCATTTGGCCGGGAGCCGATAGCCCCTGGTGGCCTTGGCTTCCCCGGTGGGGCACCCGCCGAGCTGCCTGCATTCCTGAAGCAGCTCCGGACCTGCCGCCCGATGGATGGCGCCGTCCACGCCGCCCCCGCCGAGGAGGGAGGTGTTGGCGGCATTGACGATCGCGTCGACCGTCTGCCCGGTGATGTCCCCTTCCACGATGCGTATCTTCTTCTCCATGCGTTTGGACCTCCTGCGCTGAAGGTTGTCCGGTCCGGTTCCTCAATCGCCGAGGCCGTCGGCGATGTCCAGATACAGCCGGTTCATTGTTTCCCTGAAGGTGTTCCGGTTCTGCCCGCGAAAGGCGTCACGCCGGCCCCACCACCCGATCATGTTCAGGTGGTCGGCATCGATCCGGCGGATGAGGTAGCGCGGGTCCCAGACGGCGGACCGGAGCGCCACCAGGCCGTCGTTTTCCCCCTCCTCCCGTTGGATCAGACGAAAAGACGGTTTGAAGATCGGCCGGATCAGTTCATAGGGGCGGGCGCCGGCGACCGTTTGATAGCGGACGCCGCACTGCTCCTCGAAGGCGGCCAGACGGCGGTTCATGCGGGCGCACGCTGCGCGGGTGAGGTCGTGGAACCCGCTGAGGTCGAGCCCGAAGGCGTGGCCGGCGGAAAGGACCCAGCCGAGGCGCCGCGTCCCCCAGTCCGCGAGGGAGGTGCCCAGATGAGGGGTTCCGATGGTCGTCAGGGATGCGACGCGGTCTTCGAGCCGGTAGCGGTGAATCATGTTGCGGGCGTCCAGCCCGCCCATGCTGTGGGCGATGAGGTGAATCCGCGGGCGGCGTTTGAAATCCCGGGTGAAGAGCCGGATCTGCTCGAAGAGATCGTGCGCGCGCCGGTCGCACGAGGCGGCCCAGGCCACGCGCGCGTAGAAGACCTCGTAGCCGTGCGCCCGGAGTGCGCCGGGGATGTGGTGGAAATACTGGAACCGCTCCTCACGGGGTCCGTTCGACCGGACGAAGGGGTTCAGAAGGCGGTCGAAGGGGCAGATCCCGTGGGCGAGCACGATGGGACAGGTGGTTTTCATAGGGCCGTGGATCCCCGAAAAGGGTTGTTCTTTTGGACGCCGGAATGGGTTTAGAAGACCGTTTCCGGATGGAAACGGATTATAGCGCGAAACCGGGGGGGCGTGTCAAAGTTCAGGCGAGATTCAGAAGGCTCAGGACGATGTACACGGGAACCGCCGCCATGACGGCGGTCCGCACGAGACGCGACCAGGGCGGCCGGAGGAGGGGCAGGAACAGGAGGGTTGCGATCCAGAGGGCGGGGACGAAGACCCCGGCCCAGAAGGCGGGGAGGTGCCTCAGAAGATACTGGATGCCGTAGAAGAACCACGGGCCGTGGATGCGCTCGACGGCTGCGTCCGGCGGGACGGCGGGGTCCGGCGGGATCCACAGGGCGTAGGCCGCCAGTCCCAGCAGGGCTGCACCGAGATAGACCCGGTCGGGAAACCAGTCCCTCACGTGGTCGCGGATCAGGATGCACACGAGAATCGGAAGGAAGAAGGAATGGTACAGAAAGGGGAGGTAGAAAAAGGCCTCCCCTTCCGCCATTATCAAGCGGGAGAGGGACGGCCCCAGGAGCGGTACTTCGTTCAGGCAACTCGCCATGATCCGTCCCGCGAAGATTCCCTCCAGATCGCCTTTGAGGATGAATCCGGTAAAAAGGGTCAGGAAGCAGAGCAGGAGAGAGGCGACCAGACGGCACCATGTCCGGAAGGGATAGGCCGCATAGCGCCTGCGGAGGAAATAATCCGCCGTGTGGAGCAGCATCAGGATGACGAAGATCTGCCCGGAGCCCTGGTGCATCTGGCGCAGGAAGGCCCCGTAGGGCATCCCTGAGGTGATCGCCTCGACGGTCCTGAAGACGTCTCCCATGGGGCGGTACTGGATCGAAAGGACGGCCCCCGAGGCCAGGCAGAGGGCGAGGGATGCCAGCCCGAGGCGGGGAAGAACGGGGGAGAGTGACAGCAGCGCGCGCTTCAGTTCCAAGGGGGCCTCATCGTCGAGGAGCAGGCGTCTGCACAACGAGGCCTGCATCCGGACGTCGCCGGGGGGATGGACGCCCTTTTTCGTCCCTGTGTGGTGGCTAGGCAGAGAGACGCGATGGTCGTTTTTCCGCTCGGAAGCCGGTCGAGCCGATCGCTGAGGCGGATTCCGGGCGGCATCGCTTTAGAGGACATAGGAAACCGTGAGGTCTCCCCCCTTGGAGAGGGCGACCGGCAGGGTCTCGAGGTCCTTCTCGGCGGGCCCCTTGATCCGGCGCCCTTCGGCGTCGAAGGCGCTCCCGTGGCAGGGGCAGACGAAGCGGTTCGAGACCGGGTCGTGCTGCACGGTGCATCCGAGGTGGGTGCAGCGGGCTGAAACCGCTCTGACGCTCTGTTCCTCCTGCAGCAGGAAGACGTTGTCTTTGAAGGACACCCGGCCCCGGCGCTCCTGATGGGAGAAGATCACCTGAACCGTGCGGCGGCCTGAATGGAGGACGAAGGCGAACGCTGGATAGCCGACCGCGAGCGCCAGGCCGATGCGGGTGCAGAATGCAGCTGCTTTTTTGAGAAAATTTCGTCTGTCCAACCTGCCTCCTCTTCCTCGATCGGCTCAGGGGTTGGCGGGGTTCGCCCCCTGATTGGAGGGCCGGGCCAGGATATCCGCGAGGGTCCGCTCCAGGTTCTTGAGGTCATAGGGCTTCGCTGCGGCGGCGGAGAATCCGAAATCCCGATAGTGCTTCACGACGGGGTCTTCCACATATCCGCTCGAGACGATGGCCTTGATCCCGGGATCGATCTTCAAGAGCGCTTCCATGGTCTCCTTCCCCCCCATCCCGCCCCGGACGGTCAGATCCAGCAAGACGGCATCGAAGGGTTCGCCGTCGGTCTTCGCCTGTTGAAAGAGCCGGAGCGCCTCCTCTCCGTTTCCGGCGGTCACCGGTTGATAGCCGGCCAGCGTAAGCATCTGTTCCAGCACATCCAGGATCATTTCTTCATCGTCCATGACGAGGATTCTACCTTGGCCGGATATTGCCGCCGGTCCGCGAGGCAGGGCCTCTTCCGCCACACGGGGCGATGGGATGTGCGGCGCCGCTTCCTGAGGTGTTTCGACGGCCGCAGGCAGATAGATCGCAACGGTCGTTCCGAGATCGACGACGGACTGGACGTCGATGAAGCCGCCGTGATTGCGGATGAAGGCGTAGGATGTGGCCAGGCCAAGCCCCATTCCCTTCTGGGTCCCACGGGATTTGGTCGAAAAATAGAGATCGAAGAGTTTTGGGAGATGCTCCGCCGGAATCCCGACCCCCTCGTCCCGAATCTGGATCGCCACGTATGGAGCGCGGGGGCCGTAATGGGAGGCCGGGGCCCTTTTCGGATCGAGCGGCGTATTCCGGACGGCGATCTCGATGGTGCCTCCGCCGGGCATCGCTTCTTTGGCATTGGTCAGGACGGCGGTCAACACATCGGCGATCTGCACCTCGTCGAAGGCGACCGGCCAGAGATTCTGATCCACATCGATCCGGCAGAGCACCTGAGCCCCGGCGAGCACCAGCGAGCTGTAGTCCCGTATGATGGGCTCCAATGCCCCCTGCTGCTTACGGGGCGCGGCGTCTTTCGAAAGGTTGAGAAAGCGTTGAGTCAATTGAACGGCGCGCAGGCAGTTCGCCTTTGCCCTGTCGAGGTGCTCCGCAAGATTGGACCCGCCGCCTCCACGCATCGAGGCCAGTTCGAGAAATCCAAGGACACCGGTGAGCAGGTTGTTGAAATCATGCGCGATGCCGGCCGCCATCATCCTGAGCGACTCCAGCTTTTCGCCGTGGATGCGCTCATTCTCCGCGTGCCGCGCGTCGGTGATGTCCGTCGCGAAAACGGCGATTTGTTTGACCGACCCATCGGCACCCGGGATGGGGAACCAGTGATTGTCGAAGATCCGGCCGCCGCGTTGATCCTCTTCTCTGACCGGCAATCCCGTTTCAATGACCTTTTTCGCGGTGCTCGAACGGCGGGCGGCCACCTCCGGTGGAAAGAAATCGAAGATACGCTTGCCTTGCAACTCCTGCAGGGACTTGCCGACCCGCCTGCAGGCGACGTCATTGGCGGCGAGGACGATTCCGTTGCAATCGAAGAGGACTGCGGTTTCGGTGATCGCGTTCAGCAACGCAGAAAGCCGCCGCTCGCTTTCCTTCAGGGCGGCCTTGGCCGCGAGTTCATCGGTGATGTCCCTTCCGGAGCCCTTCATTCCGATCGGGATTCCGGCGGCATCGCGCGCAAGAGACGTCTTGTATTCGAGGATATGCTCGAGGCCGGCTTTGTCCTTGAGCCGAAAAAGCCCGGCCGCAGCCCCTTTCTGCTTGACGGTTGCAAGGTATTCGGGAAATTTGGGGGCGACATCCTGGGGCATGAAGGTCTGGATGTTCATGCCGCACAATTGGTGTCGATCGTATCCGCAGACCCTCTTCCAGGCCGGGTTTACATCGGAGATGCGACCGTCCAGATCGTGAAAGAAGAGGAGATCGGAGACGCCTTCGAAGATGTTGCGGAATTTCTGTTCGTTGGCCTCGAGGGCGGCCAGGCTCTGCTGTTGCTCCGCGATCTTCGATTGCATCTCCTGGTTGCTGCGCTGCAGTTCACAGATGTGGCGGACGATGCCGGCCTCGAGCTCTGATCGAAGTTCAGCGTCATGGATCTTATCGAGGATGGGTTTCAGAAAGCGTGTCGCGTCCATGAAGGAATCCATTGACAGTTCGTAGAACAAGGCCCATCGGCTGTGTTTTACTCATCATCCGCTGCAAAAGAGGCTGCAGGTTGGTCCTTGCTTGTCTTCGGAGCTCCGCCGGCCCTGCATCCGGACATTTTCGAGAAGCCTGGGAACAGGGTTTCTTCAACACACTGCCAATACGGGCCGAGGAGTCGATGAATGCGCTCCGTTGCTGCGCTCGATTCCCCCGAAGACCGCGTATCTCTATCCTTTTTGCCTAATGAAAACGCGCTATTCCAAAGACTGCACGTTTCGATGTGCAGGACGCGGGGTATGCAAAATGAAACCGGATTGTGTTTGGTCAAACTAAACCGTTTGTCCTAATCTAGAACAAATTCGCCTTTCTGTCAGCAAAGAAGTGATGCAGATTGCGGATGTCCGACACGGTCAGCCCCCGGCCTCGAAGCGGTGGAACCGCCGCTCCCGACACAGGATCGACTCCGGCTCTGAAACCTTCCTTTCTGGACTGCAGAAGTATAGGATGAATCAGTTCCACCGCTTCGCGGCGGGTCCCGGCTTGGTCAATATCAAGGAAATCAAGCGTTTGCGCAGAAGCGGCCTGCATCTCGCTGCGCCAGCAACCGTGCAGATTGACGCCGGGATTGGACAGAAAGAACATTTGCGGATGGCATCTACCTGCAGGTCGCCGTACGGGCAAGCGTGCAGATTGACATTGGGAAAAGTAAAAAAATACCATTTCCGGATGGCAACCGGGATAGTATGATGCCCTCCCGAGGGGATGGTCTGGACTTCCGAACGTCGAGACCGCCGGTGAAACGAATGGGTTGATGTAAGGTGGGGAGGGCTGTGAAGATCGTGGAGGCGATTGTGAAGGGAAGTGTATCATCGAACCGTGGAGCGTTCTCATGCTCTTGAAGATCGTATCAGGTGGTCAGACGGGTGTCGACCGCGCCGCGCTGGATGTCGCCATCGAGTGGGACATTCCTCATGGCGGGTGGGTTCCGAAGGGGCGCAAGGCCGAGGACGGTGTCATCCCGATGCACTATCAGGTTCGTGAGATGCCTACCGACTGCTACGCCGATCGAACCGAGCAGAACGTAAGGGATTCGGACGGGACGCTGATCCTGTCCCGGGGGGATCTCGAGGGCGGGTCCAGGTTGACCTTGGACCTGGCGCTTCGCCACGAGCGCCCGGTTTTGCATGTCGACCTGGCCAGGCAGAACGCCTTTCAGGCCGCTCAGGCGATTCAAACCTTTATAAGGCGGCACGGCATCCGAACGTTGAATGTCGCAGGGTCAAGGGCGAGCAAGGATCCCGAGATCTACGACCTGGCGCGCAAGGTTCTGAAGGCCGCCCTGTATCTCGACCTGGTCGAGAGCGCTGGAGCGGGGCCCCGGGCAGACGGCCCCGCCTCGGTGGAGGAGGCGGTGAAACGGCTTGCGGCGGATCTTTCCCTGAAGGACAGGATCGAGATCGCTCACATGCCGGAGAGCGGGCTCAGCGGGCTCGATGATACGCTGGGGGAGTATATCCGTGAGCGGTTCGGCCTTCGTTCCGGGAATCTGGCATTGCTCGAAGCGTGCCGCCGCATGGCCGGGCGCGACGTCCTGCTCGAGGAAGACGCCTCGGCGTTGATTATTCGCCGTTTGTGGGGTCATCTTAAAGAAACCCATCGGCTGAGAGTCATAAAATAGCGTCCATCCGGAGATGAGGGTTTTTCTTCACAAGCATTGCGCGCTCATTCCCACCGCTTCGCGGCGGGCAAAAAAGCCCCTTTCCTGATGGAAAAAAACTAGTCTCCA
Above is a genomic segment from Desulfatiglans anilini DSM 4660 containing:
- a CDS encoding lactate utilization protein, which encodes MEEHLDWLMERWAEKAVASLKKHDFDAVFVQTAAEARELILAMVEPYDSFGFGGSDTVRALGVVEALREKGKAVYDHWQAGLTKEADLEIRLQQGRSDCFLCSANAVSLTGEVVNVDGIGNRTAAMSFGPRKVIVAAGVNKLTPDLPSALRRVKEVAAPMRARSLGMKTPCAETGICSDCSAPQRICRITTILERRPLLTDMTIILIGRSMGF
- a CDS encoding ubiquinol-cytochrome c reductase iron-sulfur subunit, whose amino-acid sequence is MDRRNFLKKAAAFCTRIGLALAVGYPAFAFVLHSGRRTVQVIFSHQERRGRVSFKDNVFLLQEEQSVRAVSARCTHLGCTVQHDPVSNRFVCPCHGSAFDAEGRRIKGPAEKDLETLPVALSKGGDLTVSYVL
- a CDS encoding esterase/lipase family protein → MKTTCPIVLAHGICPFDRLLNPFVRSNGPREERFQYFHHIPGALRAHGYEVFYARVAWAASCDRRAHDLFEQIRLFTRDFKRRPRIHLIAHSMGGLDARNMIHRYRLEDRVASLTTIGTPHLGTSLADWGTRRLGWVLSAGHAFGLDLSGFHDLTRAACARMNRRLAAFEEQCGVRYQTVAGARPYELIRPIFKPSFRLIQREEGENDGLVALRSAVWDPRYLIRRIDADHLNMIGWWGRRDAFRGQNRNTFRETMNRLYLDIADGLGD
- a CDS encoding PAS domain-containing hybrid sensor histidine kinase/response regulator; its protein translation is MDATRFLKPILDKIHDAELRSELEAGIVRHICELQRSNQEMQSKIAEQQQSLAALEANEQKFRNIFEGVSDLLFFHDLDGRISDVNPAWKRVCGYDRHQLCGMNIQTFMPQDVAPKFPEYLATVKQKGAAAGLFRLKDKAGLEHILEYKTSLARDAAGIPIGMKGSGRDITDELAAKAALKESERRLSALLNAITETAVLFDCNGIVLAANDVACRRVGKSLQELQGKRIFDFFPPEVAARRSSTAKKVIETGLPVREEDQRGGRIFDNHWFPIPGADGSVKQIAVFATDITDARHAENERIHGEKLESLRMMAAGIAHDFNNLLTGVLGFLELASMRGGGGSNLAEHLDRAKANCLRAVQLTQRFLNLSKDAAPRKQQGALEPIIRDYSSLVLAGAQVLCRIDVDQNLWPVAFDEVQIADVLTAVLTNAKEAMPGGGTIEIAVRNTPLDPKRAPASHYGPRAPYVAIQIRDEGVGIPAEHLPKLFDLYFSTKSRGTQKGMGLGLATSYAFIRNHGGFIDVQSVVDLGTTVAIYLPAAVETPQEAAPHIPSPRVAEEALPRGPAAISGQGRILVMDDEEMILDVLEQMLTLAGYQPVTAGNGEEALRLFQQAKTDGEPFDAVLLDLTVRGGMGGKETMEALLKIDPGIKAIVSSGYVEDPVVKHYRDFGFSAAAAKPYDLKNLERTLADILARPSNQGANPANP
- a CDS encoding putative molybdenum carrier protein — translated: MLLKIVSGGQTGVDRAALDVAIEWDIPHGGWVPKGRKAEDGVIPMHYQVREMPTDCYADRTEQNVRDSDGTLILSRGDLEGGSRLTLDLALRHERPVLHVDLARQNAFQAAQAIQTFIRRHGIRTLNVAGSRASKDPEIYDLARKVLKAALYLDLVESAGAGPRADGPASVEEAVKRLAADLSLKDRIEIAHMPESGLSGLDDTLGEYIRERFGLRSGNLALLEACRRMAGRDVLLEEDASALIIRRLWGHLKETHRLRVIK
- a CDS encoding cytochrome b N-terminal domain-containing protein is translated as MQASLCRRLLLDDEAPLELKRALLSLSPVLPRLGLASLALCLASGAVLSIQYRPMGDVFRTVEAITSGMPYGAFLRQMHQGSGQIFVILMLLHTADYFLRRRYAAYPFRTWCRLVASLLLCFLTLFTGFILKGDLEGIFAGRIMASCLNEVPLLGPSLSRLIMAEGEAFFYLPFLYHSFFLPILVCILIRDHVRDWFPDRVYLGAALLGLAAYALWIPPDPAVPPDAAVERIHGPWFFYGIQYLLRHLPAFWAGVFVPALWIATLLFLPLLRPPWSRLVRTAVMAAVPVYIVLSLLNLA
- a CDS encoding O-acetyl-ADP-ribose deacetylase, yielding MEKKIRIVEGDITGQTVDAIVNAANTSLLGGGGVDGAIHRAAGPELLQECRQLGGCPTGEAKATRGYRLPAKWVIHTVGPIWRGGTRNEDTLLASCYRNSFKVARELGARSIAFPSISTGAYGFPLERATRIALREAREALAADGRIEEVVFVCFGREALETYQAVYREVFGEESAGGSSSSSRRK